In Humulus lupulus chromosome 6, drHumLupu1.1, whole genome shotgun sequence, a single genomic region encodes these proteins:
- the LOC133785579 gene encoding uncharacterized protein LOC133785579 produces MCAQAGVKWDPSKPLLQPMNILNRSSITRFNVIDTARASSSSHTKARPPPSTKNMNLADRVTLVEESLYNTSQELPAHCTKFQAHQQRMIEWASYQDVCFRMNAVHLGIEMTNYPPASQWILSYPPLIPMMQDDENEEETEDDQGDA; encoded by the coding sequence ATGTGTGCTCAAGCTGGTGTGAAATGGGATCCTTCAAAGCCTTTGTTGCAACCCATGAATATACTAAATAGATCCTCCATCACTCGCTTCAATGTCATTGACACTGCAAGGGCTAGTTCATCATCTCATACCAAGGCTAGGCCACCACCATCAACCAAAAATATGAACTTGGCGGACCGTGTGACACTTGTGGAGGAATCTCTGTACAATACCTCTCAAGAGTTACCTGCTCACTGTACTAAATTCCAAGCACACCAACAACGCATGATTGAGTGGGCTAGTTATCAAGATGTTTGTTTCAGGATGAATGCCGTACACCTTGGCATTGAGATGACAAACTATCCACCTGCATCACAGTGGATTCTATCATATCCACCACTTATTCCCATGATGCAAGATGATGAAAACGAGGAGGAAACTGAAGATGATCAAGGAGATGCTTGA